The Eublepharis macularius isolate TG4126 chromosome 8, MPM_Emac_v1.0, whole genome shotgun sequence genome contains a region encoding:
- the REST gene encoding RE1-silencing transcription factor produces the protein MATQVLGQSGGSGLFPGNANLGMAMPNDMYDFTELSKAELAAPQLIMLANVALTGEVNGNCCDYMVGEEKQMAELTTVGNTSFSDSEDIDDAQDVESEHDGLEDMELAALEAPQAPSTETAEQTESAGLASPGKDIPLKAPGAPETADDKSKSLKNKPFRCKPCQYETESEKEFVDHIRVHGANRFIVEEKAEKHGQAKEAESASTDEVDFSKGPIRCDRCGYNTSRYDHYLAHLKHHNKVGENERVYKCTICTYMTVSEYHWKKHLRNHFPRKVYTCSQCSYFSDRKNNYIQHIRTHTGERPYRCSMCPYSSSQKTHLTRHMRTHSGEKPFKCEQCSYVASNQHEVTRHARQVHDGPKPLTCPHCEYKTADRSNFKKHVELHVSPRQFLCPVCEYAASKKCNLQYHIKSRHPDCCGITMDVSKVRLRTKKSEVNASENVNNDNKGGQEKAKKESTEKKSEKAVKEEKKENQSKVKKPASNVGTGQVTTRSRKTVAEKKEAVKPEKMTEKSGKSKKSKRKAEDLSLKKDPAPDTDVIAKKKKKMEKKSPKCQNSQKFESKSEAAKKQNSCHKKNKKKKSLKSKAAKNNKTDGKNVPSEQPVSAEVLPREDGEKKAPEDPGHELQPIGVPEDGANQEDALQENLQDREPRDQELQDPEAQPPQHVAKTMEADAKDQEMPAREEETADASQSKVEIELSLIPVVSSEDFSDTALEKETDVLKDTSPDLAPEIQPVHPCEMEMVADPGLAQAAQPMQICETETVITPHPEGDSSTTELQAEAPEGALASQLPEEAEQSAQADLASVPPSGVPGNEHQEIEEDEGIHSHEGSDISDNVSERSDDSGLNGARSVQEEAGRKPSEQAAEAAEAAKENYVCIFCDRSFNKESEYSKHLNRHLVNVYYLEKATKGQD, from the exons ATGGCAACCCAGGTACTGGGGCAGTCTGGTGGGAGCGGCCTGTTTCCTGGCAATGCTAACCTTGGCATGGCGATGCCAAACGACATGTATGACTTTACTGAACTTTCCAAAGCGGAGCTGGCAGCTCCTCAGCTTATTATGTTGGCAAATGTTGCCCTGACTGGAGAAGTTAATGGCAACTGTTGTGATTACATGGTTGGTGAAGAGAAGCAAATGGCTGAACTGACAACTGTGGGCAACACCAGTTTTTCAGACAGTGAAGATATAGATGATGCTCAGGATGTGGAGAGTGAGCATGATGGCCTGGAAGACATGGAACTGGCAGCCCTCGAAGCCCCTCAGGCTCCAAGCACGGAAACTGCCGAACAGACAGAATCTGCTGGTCTTGCCAGCCCAGGCAAAGACATCCCACTGAAAGCACCAGGTGCGCCAGAGACTGCCGACGACAAATCTAAGAGCTTGAAGAACAAGCCGTTTCGTTGCAAGCCTTGTCAGTATGAGACGGAGTCCGAAAAGGAGTTTGTGGATCACATCCGGGTACATGGTGCCAACCGATTCATTGTAGAAGAAAAAGCCGAGAAGCATGGCCAGGCTAAAGAAGCTGAGTCTGCTAGCACGGACGAGGTGGATTTCTCCAAGGGACCCATTAGATGTGATCGCTGTGGCTATAATACCAGCAGATACGATCACTATCTAGCCCACCTGAAACACCACAACAAAGTAGGAGAAAATGAGCGGGTCTACAAGTGCACCATCTGCACATACATGACGGTCAGTGAATATCACTGGAAGAAGCATCTCAGAAACCATTTTCCACGGAAGGTATACACATGCTCCCAGTGCTCCTACTTTTCAGACAGAAAGAACAACTATATCCAGCATATTCGAACTCATACTG GAGAACGTCCATATAGATGTTCCATGTGTCCATATTCCAGTTCTCAGAAGACACATTTAACCAGGCACATGCGTACTCACTCAG GTGAGAAGCCTTTTAAATGCGAACAGTGCAGCTACGTGGCATCAAACCAACATGAAGTGACTCGGCATGCGAGGCAGGTTCACGATGGGCCCAAGCCGCTAACCTGCCCCCACTGCGAATACAAAACAGCAGACAGAAGCAACTTCAAGAAGCACGTGGAGCTCCACGTCAGTCCACGTCAGTTCCTGTGCCCTGTCTGCGAGTACGCTGCATCCAAGAAATGCAACTTGCAGTACCACATTAAATCCAGGCATCCCGACTGTTGCGGTATCACCATGGACGTCTCGAAAGTAAGATTGCGGACTAAAAAGAGTGAAGTGAATGCTTCAGAAAATGTTAATAATGACAATAAAGGGGGACAAGAGAAAGCAAAGAAAGAGTCTACTGAAAAGAAGAGTGAGAAAGCTGTaaaagaagagaagaaggagAACCAGTCTAAAGTGAAGAAACCAGCTAGCAATGTTGGTACAGGCCAGGTGACAACCCGAAGTCGCAAAACAGTGGCTGAAAAGAAGGAGGCTGTGAAACCTGAGAAAATGACAGAGAAATCTGGCAAATCAAAGAAGTCAAAAAGAAAAGCAGAGGATTTGTCTTTGAAAAAAGATCCTGCACCAGACACGGATGTAatagcaaaaaagaagaagaaaatggagaagaagtCCCCCAAATGTCAGAACTCTCAAAAGTTTGAAAGCAAATCTGAGGCAGCCAAAAAGCAAAATTCTTGccataagaaaaacaagaaaaagaaatccttGAAGAGCAAGgctgctaaaaacaacaaaacagatGGCAAAAATGTCCCAAGTGAGCAGCCCGTCTCTGCAGAAGTTCTTCCTAGAGAGGATGGAGAAAAGAAGGCACCTGAGGATCCGGGCCATGAACTGCAGCCCATCGGTGTTCCAGAGGATGGAGCGAACCAGGAAGACGCCCTGCAGGAGAATCTGCAGGATCGAGAACCACGCGATCAAGAGCTGCAGGATCCAGAGGCACAGCCTCCACAGCATGTGGCCAAAACCATGGAGGCAGATGCAAAAGACCAAGAAATGCCCGCGAGGGAAGAGGAGACTGCAGACGCTTCTCAGAGCAAAGTTGAAATTGAGCTCTCTCTCATTCCTGTAGTCAGCTCTGAGGACTTTTCTGATACTGCCTTGGAAAAAGAGACAGATGTGCTAAAGGACACTTCACCAGATTTGGCCCCAGAGATTCAGCCCGTACACCCTTGTGAGATGGAAATGGTAGCCGATCCAGGTTTGGCTCAAGCAGCTCAGCCAATGCAGATCTGTGAAACAGAAACGGTAATAACTCCACATCCGGAAGGTGACAGTTCTACAACAGAGCTGCAGGCCGAAGCCCCAGAAGGAGCTTTGGCTTCACAGTTGCCGGAAGAAGCCGAGCAAAGCGCTCAGGCAGACCTGGCTTCAGTGCCGCCCAGTGGTGTGCCAGGGAATGAACACCAGGAGATAGAGGAGGACGAGGGCATCCACAGCCACGAGGGCAGCGATATCAGCGACAACGTATCGGAAAGAAGTGATGATTCTGGATTGAATGGTGCCCGGTCAGTGCAGGAGGAAGCAGGCCGGAAGCCATCTGAACAAGCGGCAGAAGCGGCAGAGGCCGCAAAGGAGAACTACGTGTGCATATTTTGTGACCGTTCTTTTAACAAAGAAAGTGAATACAGTAAACACCTGAACCGTCATTTGGTAAATGTGTACTATCTGGAGAAGGCAACGAAGGGGCAAGATTAA